CAACGGTGTTCAGTACACCCTTGGATCTGAAGAAGCTCTGCCGCGCATAGTTCCAGCACGCCGTACCATCCTGCCCCGGGAACTGGGTCTGGAAGGTCATCGAACCCGAATCGTCCACCGCCATGATGAATGACGGCGGCGCGGAGACCTTCAGGTTCATCGGGTGCTGCGACAACGTGCCCTGCGCCTGCGCGGCGAACAGGTTCATCGCAAGCCAGGTGCCGCCAGCCACCGCCAGCAACAGCCCGGAGCCGGCCAGGATCTTGATCTTTCGGGTCGCCATGACCGGGTTCCTCAAAGCTTGAAAACAGTGTCGACAGCCGCCGAGGAAGTACCCTCGTTGCTGGTGGCGGCATCGCGATCGGAGCCGAACGCGGTGATCTGGTAGACGCGGGTGGGCTCTTCGCTTTCCGGCGTGCCCATGCCCAGCGTCGATTCGCCCTGGATGCAGGCGTCGATACGGCGCACGCTGACCACCGGCGCCGCCGACAGTTTCTGCTCACCCACCCAGCGGGTGGGATCGAAGCCGTCATCGCAGATGCGCTTGATGGCGTCAGCCTTCAACGCGCCGCCATCGCCGGTATTGTTGTCGATCTCCTCGATCGACCGCTCGGCATCGCGTACCGCTCGTTCGCTGGCCTGGAACGCCACGTTGGCGGCCCGGTAGTTGGAGGACATGCGCTCCTGCATGCTCGCCACCTGCATGCCGACCACGCCGATCAGCGACAGCAGGATCAACAGCATCAGGGCCACGTACAGCACCGCACCGCGCTGTTGCGTACGCCCCTGGAATCTACGGGAGACGGAGGGCTTCATGGGTCAGTTCCCGAACAGTCGGTTGCGCAGTGCCACGGACACCTCGTAGGAGGCACGGTAGCGATCGTCGTAGGTCGTGGGCGGATTGAAGCCAACGCCGAGCACGCCCAGCTGGGCCACCGCCGTATTGGCCTGCTCGGCCGCGGCCCGCTGCGGGCTGCGCACCAGCAGTCCGAACTGCACCAGGCCAACCCGCCGCCACGCAGCGACAGCGGCGGCATCGGTACCGGTGCTGACCCCGCTGGCAGTCTTCTGGAAGGCGATTACTCCGGTGGGCGGCGCGGTGCTGCTGATTGCCGTCTCGGTATCTTGGCCGTAGAGGAACTGCAGGCTCTCAATGCCCTCCACCAGCTCCTCACCGGTGCCGAACGTGTTGTCGCCAGCGCCACGCGCGCGGTACAGCGCGGGTTCGCCTGCGGTATTGGTGGCCACGTAGTACGCCATCGATTCCACCCGATAGACCATGGTCACCGCGTTGTTGGCCGAATACGCCGAGAGATCGGCTTTGCTGGCCGTGATCGTGCTGTCGGCGATTTTCCCGGCGAACACATCCACCTTGCTGCAATCGGCCACGGCAAACGCCGAGGGCGTGGTGACGGCACCGGCCGACAGTCGGGCCGCCGCGTCCTTGGCGATCGTGATGTCCGGTGAATTACCGGAACCGATGGACAGCACCGGCGAGCCTTCCGGCGCCAGGTAGCGCATCACGATGATGTCGCTGCCACCCAGCGGTTTGGGCTTCAGATTGGTGATCGCCGACGGCGTGCTGCCGGCAGCTCCCCAGCTTGCGCCGAGGGTCAGCTTGTTGCCAGGCGCAGTACCCTGCGCCTCGTAACCCTGGATCGGCACCGAGAAGTCCATCGGGCTGCCATCACCCGACTTCACGCCGGCAATGTTGACCTTGACACTGTCCTGGGCGCGCACCAGGTGCGCCTGGTCGTTCACGCAGCCCATGTGCCCGGCCATCCGAATGTCGCGCTCGAGGAACTCCAGTGCGAATCGAGCGTTTTCCTGGGTGCGCGCGACGCCTTCGGAGAGCTGCGAGGCCGCCCGCGAAGCCATGAAGATCTGGGTCACGCCCAGCATCAGCACCAGGCCGATGACCAGCGAGATCAGCAGTTCCACCAGCGAGAGGCCAGCCGCATGGCTGGCAGCGGAAGGCGCGCGCTTCATAGACGGGTAACCAGGGTGAACGTGGTGATGCTGTCGGGATTGGCTGCGTTCCATCGCTCGTCTCCCCAGCCGATGCCCACCGTGACCAGGCCATCATTGACGGTCACGTTGGCGCTGGCCTTGCCTCCCAGCACCTTGACCACCTGGCATTGCCAGCGCGCCACGTTCGCCTTGGAGGCTGTCACGTCGGCACTGTTGGGCCAGGTGCAGGGGCCAGCCGGCGCGGTGACCGAGCCGGCGGTGAAGGAGGCCTTGG
This genomic window from Stenotrophomonas maltophilia contains:
- a CDS encoding pilus assembly PilX family protein; this translates as MKPSVSRRFQGRTQQRGAVLYVALMLLILLSLIGVVGMQVASMQERMSSNYRAANVAFQASERAVRDAERSIEEIDNNTGDGGALKADAIKRICDDGFDPTRWVGEQKLSAAPVVSVRRIDACIQGESTLGMGTPESEEPTRVYQITAFGSDRDAATSNEGTSSAAVDTVFKL
- the pilV gene encoding type IV pilus modification protein PilV, with protein sequence MKRRRSGMGGPARSRGFSLIEVLIALLVLAFGLLGFALLQTMNVRFVQSASQRTQATSLAYDLIELMRVQRSETLNGGEYTKASFTAGSVTAPAGPCTWPNSADVTASKANVARWQCQVVKVLGGKASANVTVNDGLVTVGIGWGDERWNAANPDSITTFTLVTRL
- a CDS encoding PilW family protein; the encoded protein is MKRAPSAASHAAGLSLVELLISLVIGLVLMLGVTQIFMASRAASQLSEGVARTQENARFALEFLERDIRMAGHMGCVNDQAHLVRAQDSVKVNIAGVKSGDGSPMDFSVPIQGYEAQGTAPGNKLTLGASWGAAGSTPSAITNLKPKPLGGSDIIVMRYLAPEGSPVLSIGSGNSPDITIAKDAAARLSAGAVTTPSAFAVADCSKVDVFAGKIADSTITASKADLSAYSANNAVTMVYRVESMAYYVATNTAGEPALYRARGAGDNTFGTGEELVEGIESLQFLYGQDTETAISSTAPPTGVIAFQKTASGVSTGTDAAAVAAWRRVGLVQFGLLVRSPQRAAAEQANTAVAQLGVLGVGFNPPTTYDDRYRASYEVSVALRNRLFGN